The following DNA comes from Chitinophaga nivalis.
ATATATGCCCAACCATTCAGTTATTGATGGGAACCGGTAACCGGCGTGCAGGACAGGATGTATTAACACAAACAACAGTTTATGCCAAAATCTTCCGGCACTCCGGTTGCTACCCAGGATGCCTATCTCAGTCATCTCTCCAGAGATAAAAAGCTGCAACTGATTATTCAGGAGCCCTTAACGGCACTGACTATACGAAAAAATATCTGCCTCCGGCTGATTTGCTCCATTATGAGCCAGCAGCTATCTACCAAAGTAGCGGATGTGATCTACAACCGTTTCCTGCAGCTGTATAACGGAAAGGAACCCACGCCTCAGCAGGTGCTCGACACCCCTGCCACCACCCTCCGGAGTATCGGTTTATCCAATGCCAAAGTGAGCTACGTACACAATGTAGCCGCATTCGTTATTGCAGAAAAGCTGACAGACAGTAAACTGAAAAAGATGGATGACGAAGCCGTTATAGCCTATCTCACCCAAATAAAAGGCGTAGGACGATGGACGGTGGAAATGCTGCTGATGTTTTACCTGGGCCGGGAAGATGTGTTTGCGATCGATGACCTGGGCCTGCAACAGGCGATGATAAAAATCTACCGGCTCAAAACGGAAGACAAAAAAGCGTTCCGCGAACAGCTCCGGAAAATCTCTGCCAAATGGTCGCCCTACCGCACCCATGCCTGCCGGTATCTCTGGGCCTGGAAAGATATGACGCCCACCAAATAACATATACATTGCGTACCATCTTCCTACATTTGTGATATGAGTGTGCAGGGGAATATTTTTGATGAACCAACAGCGGGCAATGAAATCGTGCTTCGTAACGGGGAACTTGTTTATTATCCGCAATTCTTCTCCAAAGCTGTCAGTGACCAACTGCTGCAGCTGCTGTTGGATAATATTGCCTGGAAACAGGAATCCATGCAGCTGTACGGCAAACAGGTATTGTTTC
Coding sequences within:
- a CDS encoding DNA-3-methyladenine glycosylase family protein; amino-acid sequence: MPKSSGTPVATQDAYLSHLSRDKKLQLIIQEPLTALTIRKNICLRLICSIMSQQLSTKVADVIYNRFLQLYNGKEPTPQQVLDTPATTLRSIGLSNAKVSYVHNVAAFVIAEKLTDSKLKKMDDEAVIAYLTQIKGVGRWTVEMLLMFYLGREDVFAIDDLGLQQAMIKIYRLKTEDKKAFREQLRKISAKWSPYRTHACRYLWAWKDMTPTK